CTGGCGTCCCCTGGTGAGCCAGGAGAGCGCAGATCCTGCCAGCGCGGTGGCGCTTGATGCGGCATAAGAGGGTCGTGCTCTCGTGCACGACGCGCGCTGGGCCCGGGTTTCCTTCGCCAATTTCGACAGCGTGTCCCCATATCGCGAACCGGCCCGCCCGGCGTCTCGGGCGCGCTCCCGCGAGCGTGAGCTCAGCGTGTTAGGCGCTGGCGGTTGCCGCTGGCTGCAGCCGGTAGATAATCCGGCAGCCCCGGCCGGCGTGCATCATCCCCACGAGGCGCCTGCCGCGCACGACACGGCATCGTGCCTACTGCACTCTCGACCGTCGACTCTGTACTCTTCGGGGGAAGGTTGCGCGGGAGGCATGCGTCATGGGACTCAGGGGCGAAGCGGCGATTGTCGGCATTGCGGAGCTGAAGCCGGAGAGGCGGCCGCAGGGGCCCTTCAAGCTGCCAATCGAGCAGTGGGCCGACCTCGCGAAACGAGCGCTGGACGACGCCGGGATCAGTCCGCGCGAAGTCAACGGCATCTGCTCGTCGTCCTCGATCCGTGAGGCTTCGATGTTCGTGCCGGCGACGATCTCCGAGTACCTCGGGACGAAGGTCAATTTCGCTGAAGTCGTGGACCTGGGCGGCGCGACGGCGGCGGGCATGGTCTGGCGGGCCGCGGCGGCGATAGAGCTCGGCGTCTGCGATGTCGTGGTGTGCGCGCTGCCGTCGATGCCGGGCCCGCAGCCGCCGCAGGCCGACGGCCGCCCACGAGGGATGGGCTTCGGCGCCTCCAGCGCCAACTTCGGCTCGCCCCAGGCGGAGTTCGACATCCCCTACGGCAACGTGGCCCAAAACTGCAGCTACGCCATGATCGCCCAGCGCTACGCCGCCGTGTACGGCTACGACCCCTGGGCGATGGCGAAGATCTGCGTGGACCAGCGGACGAACGCCTGCGCCAACCCTGCCGCGATCTTCTACGGTCAGCCGATAACGGCCGACGACGTGCTCGCGAGTCCGATGATCGCGGACCCGTTACACATGCTCGAGATCGTGATGCCGGTGTCTGGTGGGGCGGCGGTAGTGCTGGCCGGGAAGGAGCGGGCGCGGCGCGCGAAACACCGCCCGGTCTGGGTGCGAGGCTTCGGCGAGCACCTGGAGATCAAGACGCCGACGTACGCGGAGGACATCGTGAAGACGCCCGTTGGCCCGGCCGCGGAGATGGCGTTCGCCATGGCCGGCGCCAGGCGCTCGGACATCGACCTGGTCTCCCTTTACGATTGCTACACGATCACGGTGCTCCTGACCCTCGAGGACGCCGGCTTCTGCGCGAAAGGGGAAGGCGCGAAGTTCATCAAGGAACACGACCTGACTTACAAGGGCGACTTTCCCTGTAATACGCATGGCGGACAGCTCTCCTTCGGGCAAGCGGGACTGGCCGGCGGCATGTCGCATGTGACGGAGG
The Dehalococcoidia bacterium DNA segment above includes these coding regions:
- a CDS encoding thiolase family protein, with amino-acid sequence MGLRGEAAIVGIAELKPERRPQGPFKLPIEQWADLAKRALDDAGISPREVNGICSSSSIREASMFVPATISEYLGTKVNFAEVVDLGGATAAGMVWRAAAAIELGVCDVVVCALPSMPGPQPPQADGRPRGMGFGASSANFGSPQAEFDIPYGNVAQNCSYAMIAQRYAAVYGYDPWAMAKICVDQRTNACANPAAIFYGQPITADDVLASPMIADPLHMLEIVMPVSGGAAVVLAGKERARRAKHRPVWVRGFGEHLEIKTPTYAEDIVKTPVGPAAEMAFAMAGARRSDIDLVSLYDCYTITVLLTLEDAGFCAKGEGAKFIKEHDLTYKGDFPCNTHGGQLSFGQAGLAGGMSHVTEATRQLQQRAGENQVPKADLAFVSGTGGVMSEQAALLLQGD